The following are from one region of the Arcobacter defluvii genome:
- a CDS encoding sensor histidine kinase: MFSNRKNENRVLFFIKYAPLVIILMFNFFISFFLYFNHNELFDYYYKELIFFSIFIFFVSLYSSFFITNFLEKSLLKYVNALIEEKEKNKKKDFLLFQQSKLSTIGELLGNIVHQWRQPLNVITITASGIKMQKELGIIDNKKEIELLEKIMNNINYLCQTVDDFRDFYTPHTPKSNFLISNCIDKCLKIINSQFSNNGISIKKEIEDFKIFGFENQLMQILINLFNNSIDKFEESDIKNRIIKIKTSQTNSNFSISIIDNAGGINEKILTKIFEPYFTTKGDKKGTGIGLYMSLQIIQKSFNGIILVKNTQFEYLNKNYLGALFEIELPKTLNSE; the protein is encoded by the coding sequence ATGTTTAGTAATAGAAAAAATGAAAACAGAGTTTTATTTTTTATAAAATATGCACCTCTTGTTATAATACTTATGTTTAATTTTTTTATTTCATTTTTTTTGTACTTTAACCATAATGAATTATTTGACTATTACTATAAAGAATTGATTTTTTTCTCCATTTTTATCTTTTTTGTATCTTTATATAGTTCATTTTTTATAACTAACTTTTTAGAAAAATCTCTTTTAAAATATGTCAATGCTTTAATAGAAGAAAAAGAGAAAAATAAAAAAAAAGATTTTTTACTTTTTCAACAATCAAAATTATCAACAATTGGTGAATTATTAGGAAATATTGTTCATCAATGGAGACAACCTTTAAATGTTATAACCATAACAGCAAGTGGCATAAAAATGCAAAAAGAATTAGGAATTATTGATAATAAAAAAGAGATTGAATTACTTGAAAAAATTATGAATAATATAAATTATTTATGTCAAACTGTAGATGATTTTAGAGATTTTTATACACCTCATACACCTAAAAGTAATTTTTTGATTAGTAATTGTATTGATAAATGCTTAAAAATTATTAATTCTCAATTTTCAAATAACGGCATATCTATAAAAAAAGAGATTGAGGATTTTAAAATATTTGGTTTTGAAAATCAACTTATGCAAATTCTTATTAATTTATTTAATAATTCAATTGACAAATTTGAAGAAAGTGATATAAAAAACAGAATTATCAAAATAAAAACCTCTCAAACTAACTCCAATTTTTCTATATCAATTATAGATAATGCAGGAGGAATAAATGAAAAAATTTTAACTAAAATTTTTGAACCTTACTTCACAACAAAAGGAGATAAAAAAGGAACAGGAATTGGTTTATATATGTCTTTACAAATTATACAAAAAAGTTTTAATGGTATTATTTTGGTAAAAAATACACAATTTGAATACTTAAATAAAAATTATTTAGGTGCACTTTTTGAAATAGAACTACCAAAAACTCTAAATAGTGAATAA
- a CDS encoding TetR/AcrR family transcriptional regulator — MENNTRKNLIDSAFDEIYSKGYQGASLTTILKNAKVHKGSMYHFFENKKDMALVCIKEKIYERFVQRYSLILTLESGYLEAFIDGLKDTTKRDFNKGCPIANVVQEMSNIDEDFKVLMEEIYQTFRKNIKDILDIAIQKNEMKECDTTKLALYIASTIEGAILSAKATQNIQDYVDVIDILSSYIMSFKKS; from the coding sequence ATGGAAAATAATACAAGAAAAAATTTAATAGATTCAGCCTTTGATGAAATCTACTCAAAAGGTTATCAAGGTGCATCACTTACCACTATTTTAAAAAATGCAAAAGTACACAAAGGCTCAATGTACCATTTTTTTGAAAATAAAAAAGATATGGCATTGGTTTGTATAAAAGAGAAAATTTATGAAAGATTTGTTCAAAGATATTCTTTGATACTTACTTTAGAATCAGGTTACTTAGAAGCTTTTATAGATGGTTTAAAAGATACAACAAAAAGAGATTTTAACAAAGGTTGTCCTATTGCAAATGTTGTACAAGAGATGTCAAATATTGATGAAGATTTCAAAGTTTTGATGGAAGAAATATATCAAACATTTAGAAAAAACATAAAAGATATTTTGGATATTGCAATACAAAAAAATGAGATGAAAGAGTGTGATACAACAAAATTAGCTCTTTATATAGCTTCAACTATTGAAGGTGCTATTTTATCTGCAAAAGCTACTCAAAATATCCAAGATTACGTAGATGTGATAGATATTTTATCTTCTTATATAATGTCATTTAAAAAGAGTTAA
- a CDS encoding carboxymuconolactone decarboxylase family protein, whose translation MPIIKTYETNEATGELLEIYNEIIKVRGSVGNNAKLFSSSPELLKQQLDFIKYYSTHPTLSMPLLASIRICVSSKEECNFCIDFNTAMLVNHAKWSLEEVQSMKKDLDSSKLTQKENALLKFVINSMKNPHKVNENDMNDLRKLDWQDKDIIDALNHGARMLATDILFNAFKIDDYKA comes from the coding sequence ATGCCAATTATAAAAACATATGAAACAAATGAAGCAACCGGTGAATTACTAGAAATTTATAATGAAATTATAAAAGTAAGAGGAAGTGTTGGAAATAATGCCAAACTATTTAGTTCAAGTCCTGAGCTTTTAAAACAGCAATTAGATTTTATAAAATATTACTCAACTCACCCTACTTTATCAATGCCATTACTTGCTAGTATTAGAATTTGTGTATCAAGCAAAGAAGAGTGTAATTTTTGTATCGATTTTAATACAGCAATGCTGGTAAATCATGCAAAATGGAGTCTTGAAGAAGTACAATCTATGAAAAAAGATTTAGATAGTTCAAAATTGACTCAAAAAGAAAATGCCCTTTTAAAATTTGTAATCAACTCTATGAAAAATCCTCACAAAGTAAATGAAAATGATATGAATGATTTAAGAAAGTTAGATTGGCAAGACAAAGATATAATAGATGCACTAAACCATGGAGCAAGAATGTTAGCAACAGATATTTTATTTAACGCCTTTAAAATTGATGATTATAAGGCTTAA
- a CDS encoding zinc ribbon domain-containing protein YjdM, whose amino-acid sequence MSQLPNCPKCGSEYTYEDGDLYICPECAHEWSQDSSVESSDGDTLVVKDANGTILQDGDDVTVIKDLKVKGSSSGIKVGTKIKGIRLVEGNDGHNIDCKVTGVGAIKLKQEFVKKS is encoded by the coding sequence ATGAGTCAATTACCAAACTGTCCAAAATGTGGAAGTGAATATACTTACGAAGATGGAGATTTATATATCTGTCCTGAGTGTGCACATGAGTGGTCTCAGGATTCATCTGTAGAGAGTAGTGATGGTGATACATTAGTTGTAAAAGATGCAAATGGTACTATTTTACAAGATGGAGATGATGTAACTGTTATAAAAGATTTAAAAGTTAAAGGAAGTTCTTCAGGTATAAAAGTTGGTACTAAAATCAAAGGTATTAGACTTGTTGAGGGAAATGATGGTCACAATATCGACTGTAAAGTTACAGGTGTTGGAGCTATCAAGTTAAAACAAGAGTTTGTAAAAAAATCTTAA
- a CDS encoding NAD(P)-dependent alcohol dehydrogenase, with translation MKGFAMLKIGQIGWIEKERPTCGVMDAIVKPIAVSPCSSDVHTVWAGALGDRHNMILGHEAVGEVVEVGSLVKDFKVGDKVVVPAITPDWNSLEAQRGYSMHSGGMLAGWKFSNFKDGVFAEYFHVNDADGNLALIPEGVDPIEAVMLCDMVPTGFHGVELADVQFGDSVCVIGIGPVGLMAVAGAALRGASKLFAVGSRPKCVEIAKEFGATDIINYREGDIVEQIMEKTQGKGVDKVVIAGGNSDTFVQAVKIVKPGGRIGNVNYLGSGDFIQIPRVEWGNGMAHKTIVGGLMPGGRLRMEKLASLIQTNRISPKKLITHKFNGMEHIEEGLLLMKDKPKDLIKPVVIF, from the coding sequence ATGAAAGGTTTTGCAATGTTAAAAATAGGGCAAATAGGATGGATTGAAAAAGAAAGACCAACGTGTGGTGTAATGGATGCAATAGTAAAACCCATTGCTGTTTCACCTTGTTCTTCTGATGTTCATACTGTTTGGGCAGGTGCTTTAGGTGATAGACATAATATGATTTTAGGACATGAAGCTGTTGGTGAAGTAGTAGAAGTTGGTTCACTTGTAAAAGATTTTAAAGTCGGTGATAAAGTTGTTGTTCCAGCAATTACTCCTGATTGGAATAGTTTAGAAGCTCAAAGAGGTTATTCTATGCATTCAGGTGGTATGCTTGCTGGTTGGAAATTTTCAAACTTCAAAGATGGAGTATTTGCAGAATATTTTCATGTAAATGATGCTGATGGAAATTTAGCACTAATTCCAGAAGGTGTTGATCCAATAGAAGCTGTAATGTTATGTGATATGGTACCTACAGGTTTTCATGGTGTAGAACTTGCTGATGTTCAGTTTGGAGATAGTGTTTGTGTTATAGGAATTGGACCAGTTGGATTGATGGCAGTTGCAGGAGCAGCTTTAAGAGGTGCTTCTAAATTATTTGCTGTTGGTTCAAGACCAAAATGTGTTGAAATAGCTAAAGAGTTTGGAGCAACTGATATTATTAATTACCGAGAAGGTGATATAGTAGAGCAAATAATGGAAAAAACACAAGGAAAAGGTGTTGATAAAGTTGTCATTGCTGGTGGAAATTCTGATACTTTTGTTCAAGCTGTTAAAATAGTAAAACCTGGTGGAAGAATAGGAAATGTAAATTATTTAGGTAGTGGCGATTTTATTCAAATTCCAAGAGTTGAGTGGGGAAATGGAATGGCTCATAAAACAATAGTTGGTGGTTTGATGCCAGGCGGAAGACTAAGAATGGAAAAATTAGCTTCTTTAATACAAACAAATAGAATAAGTCCTAAAAAACTTATTACTCATAAATTTAATGGTATGGAACATATAGAAGAAGGTTTACTTTTAATGAAAGATAAGCCAAAAGATTTGATTAAACCTGTTGTGATTTTTTGA
- the lipA gene encoding lipoyl synthase yields the protein MTKEIKFKKPEWLRKKLTPHTQVEMENLLKDVGGLHTICQEAKCPNISECFANKNATFLILGNICTRRCTYCNVTTGKPTEVDLSEIQKVTTSVLRLGLKFVVITSPARDDLPDGGAEQFFRVTQDIIEKSPDTKVEILIPDFKGKVESLKRVIASGATIIGHNVETVPSLYRIRRNGTYERSLEVLKKLKELGGDKVQTKSALMVGLGETEEEMVQVFKDLLAVGCKFLSIGQYLAPSGDFEKVIEYVKPEQFLRYEKLAYDLGFEFVKASPYARSSYMAHHYLNMASAL from the coding sequence ATGACTAAAGAGATAAAATTTAAAAAACCTGAGTGGTTAAGAAAAAAACTAACTCCACATACACAAGTAGAAATGGAAAATTTACTAAAAGATGTTGGTGGACTTCATACTATTTGTCAAGAAGCAAAATGTCCAAATATTAGTGAATGTTTTGCAAATAAAAATGCAACATTTTTAATTTTAGGAAATATTTGTACTAGAAGATGTACATATTGTAATGTAACAACAGGAAAACCAACAGAAGTTGATTTAAGTGAGATACAAAAAGTTACAACATCAGTTTTAAGACTTGGACTTAAATTTGTAGTTATTACAAGTCCTGCAAGAGATGATTTGCCTGATGGTGGAGCAGAACAGTTTTTTAGAGTGACACAAGATATTATAGAAAAATCTCCTGATACAAAAGTTGAGATATTAATTCCTGATTTTAAAGGTAAAGTTGAAAGTCTTAAAAGAGTTATAGCTTCAGGTGCTACTATTATTGGACATAATGTAGAAACAGTTCCTAGTTTATATAGAATTAGAAGAAATGGTACTTATGAAAGAAGTTTAGAAGTATTAAAAAAACTAAAAGAACTTGGTGGAGATAAAGTACAAACAAAAAGTGCTTTGATGGTAGGACTTGGTGAAACAGAAGAGGAGATGGTACAAGTATTTAAAGATTTATTAGCTGTTGGTTGTAAGTTTTTAAGTATAGGTCAATATCTTGCACCAAGTGGAGATTTTGAAAAAGTTATTGAATATGTAAAACCTGAGCAATTCTTAAGATATGAGAAATTGGCATATGATTTAGGATTTGAATTTGTAAAAGCTAGTCCATATGCAAGAAGTTCATATATGGCACATCATTATTTAAATATGGCATCAGCACTTTAA
- a CDS encoding lipoate--protein ligase family protein — MIFNKKFRLIISHNINSIGNTNIDNALFKSFKNDSMPILRLYSWEKGITFGVGQNLNDYDNLLKEYENNFSKRITGGGVLFHGHDISYSLVIPSSFIENKNVKETYELICSFILDFYKSLGLNASFAKDIESIVLSKSPFCQVGFEAYDIIVNGRKIGGNAQKRAKNVIFQHGSIPLISIKNDEKFGASLEDFSINLTFDEAIEKLKEAFKRTFNAELLESQLNENELNIYNELCKVQK; from the coding sequence ATGATATTTAATAAAAAATTTAGATTGATTATATCACATAATATTAACTCAATTGGTAACACAAATATAGATAATGCTTTATTTAAATCTTTTAAAAATGATAGTATGCCTATTTTACGGCTTTATTCGTGGGAAAAAGGTATTACATTTGGTGTAGGACAAAATCTAAATGACTATGATAATTTATTAAAAGAATATGAAAATAATTTTTCAAAAAGAATTACAGGCGGTGGAGTCTTATTTCATGGTCATGATATTTCGTATTCTTTAGTAATTCCTTCAAGTTTTATAGAAAATAAGAACGTAAAAGAGACTTATGAATTGATTTGCTCATTTATACTTGATTTTTACAAAAGTTTAGGTTTAAATGCCTCTTTTGCAAAAGATATTGAAAGTATAGTTTTAAGTAAAAGTCCTTTTTGTCAAGTTGGATTTGAAGCTTATGATATAATTGTTAATGGAAGAAAGATTGGTGGAAATGCACAAAAAAGAGCAAAAAATGTGATTTTTCAACATGGTTCAATCCCTTTAATAAGTATAAAAAATGATGAAAAATTTGGTGCAAGTCTAGAAGATTTTTCTATAAATTTGACTTTTGATGAAGCAATAGAAAAATTAAAAGAAGCATTTAAACGAACTTTTAATGCTGAACTTTTAGAATCACAATTAAATGAAAATGAATTAAATATATATAATGAATTATGTAAGGTACAAAAATGA
- the aceE gene encoding pyruvate dehydrogenase (acetyl-transferring), homodimeric type, whose product MSQLNLEDINPLETQEWMEALDAIIEEEGVERAHFLLEKLIDKSRRSGAHLPYSATTAYINSISLNEEPKMPANMDIERKIRSIIRWNAQIMVQRASKKGLELGGHIASFQSSATLYDVGFNHFFKAPNEKDGGDLIFFQGHISPGIYARSFVEGRITQDQMDNFRQEAFNDGLSSYPHPKLMPSYWQFPTVSMGLGPLQAIYQARFLKYLTNRGIKDCSAQKVYCFMGDGECDEPESLGAIGLAGREGLDNLIFVINCNLQRLDGPVRGNGKIIQELEGEFRGAGWEVLKVIWGSLWDPLLAKDKSGKLLELMEKTVDGEYQNFKQKGGAYTRENFFNKYPETAKLVENMSDHEIWKLNRGGHDPVKVYAAFKKANETVGRPTVILAKTVKGYGMGAAAEGMNIAHQVKKVDTANLIQFRDRFNLPISDEEVESYSYYRPAEDSAEFKYMQERRSNLGGYVPQRREKFSQNLQIPELSAFSAITDGSGDREISTTMAFVRVLNVLVKDKNIGKKIVPIVPDEARTFGMEGMFRQVGIYSSVGQKYIPQDKDQVAFYKEDIKGQVLQEGINELGAMSSWIAAATSYSVNDCPMIPFYIFYSMFGFQRTADLCYAAGDQKSRGFLIGGTSGRTTLNGEGLQHEDGHSHILANTIPNCVTYDPTYGYEVAVIVQDGMNRMYGENQEDVFYYITTLNENYVQPAMPEGVEEGIIKGIYKVKSLEAKNNYKVKLLGSGSIFQEVLKAADILEKEYGISSEIYSVTSYNELAREAQDVERNNLLNLDKEAQTSYVNQVLGNDSENIIISATDYIKTYSEQIAPFVKGSFKALGTDGFGRSDSRANLRSFFEVDTNFIVYTTLAQLSINGKIDKKVAIDAMKKYEIDANKINPRNA is encoded by the coding sequence ATGTCACAGTTAAATTTAGAAGATATTAATCCATTAGAAACACAAGAATGGATGGAGGCTTTAGATGCAATTATTGAAGAAGAAGGAGTAGAAAGAGCTCATTTCTTGCTAGAAAAATTAATTGATAAATCTAGAAGAAGTGGAGCTCACTTACCATATAGTGCTACAACAGCTTATATAAATTCAATTTCATTAAATGAAGAGCCAAAAATGCCAGCTAATATGGATATTGAAAGAAAAATCAGATCTATTATTAGATGGAATGCTCAAATTATGGTTCAAAGAGCATCAAAAAAAGGTTTAGAACTTGGAGGACATATAGCGTCTTTTCAATCTTCTGCTACATTATATGATGTTGGGTTTAATCACTTTTTTAAAGCACCAAATGAAAAAGATGGTGGAGATTTGATATTTTTCCAAGGACACATAAGCCCTGGTATTTATGCTAGAAGTTTTGTTGAAGGAAGAATTACTCAAGATCAAATGGATAATTTTAGACAAGAGGCGTTTAATGATGGATTATCTTCATATCCACATCCTAAATTAATGCCTTCATATTGGCAATTTCCAACTGTTTCTATGGGGCTTGGACCTTTACAAGCAATCTATCAAGCAAGATTTTTAAAATATCTTACTAATAGAGGGATAAAAGATTGTTCTGCTCAAAAAGTATATTGTTTTATGGGAGATGGTGAGTGTGATGAACCTGAATCACTTGGAGCGATTGGACTTGCTGGAAGAGAAGGTTTAGATAACTTAATCTTTGTTATAAATTGTAACTTACAAAGACTTGATGGACCAGTAAGGGGAAATGGAAAAATTATCCAAGAACTTGAAGGTGAATTTAGAGGTGCTGGATGGGAAGTTCTAAAAGTTATTTGGGGAAGTTTATGGGATCCACTTTTAGCTAAAGATAAATCAGGAAAACTTCTTGAACTTATGGAAAAAACAGTTGATGGTGAATACCAAAACTTTAAACAAAAAGGTGGAGCTTATACAAGAGAAAATTTCTTTAATAAATATCCAGAAACAGCGAAACTTGTAGAAAATATGAGTGACCATGAAATTTGGAAATTAAATAGAGGAGGACATGATCCTGTTAAAGTTTATGCTGCATTTAAAAAAGCAAATGAAACAGTAGGACGACCAACTGTAATCTTAGCTAAAACTGTAAAAGGTTATGGAATGGGAGCTGCAGCTGAGGGTATGAATATTGCTCACCAAGTAAAAAAAGTAGATACAGCTAACTTAATTCAATTTAGAGATAGATTTAATCTTCCAATATCTGATGAAGAAGTTGAATCATATTCATATTATAGACCAGCTGAAGATTCAGCAGAATTTAAATACATGCAAGAAAGAAGATCAAATCTTGGAGGATATGTACCTCAAAGAAGAGAAAAATTCTCTCAAAATCTACAGATTCCTGAATTAAGCGCATTTTCTGCAATTACAGATGGTAGTGGAGATAGAGAAATTTCAACAACTATGGCATTTGTAAGAGTATTAAATGTTTTAGTTAAAGATAAAAATATTGGTAAAAAAATTGTTCCTATTGTACCTGATGAAGCTAGAACTTTTGGTATGGAAGGTATGTTTAGACAAGTTGGTATTTATTCTTCTGTTGGACAAAAATATATCCCTCAAGATAAAGACCAAGTTGCATTTTATAAAGAAGATATTAAAGGACAAGTTTTACAAGAAGGAATTAATGAACTTGGAGCTATGAGTTCATGGATTGCTGCTGCTACTTCATATTCTGTAAATGATTGTCCAATGATTCCATTTTATATTTTCTACTCAATGTTTGGATTCCAAAGAACAGCAGATTTATGTTATGCAGCAGGTGATCAAAAATCAAGAGGTTTCTTAATTGGAGGAACAAGTGGTAGAACAACTTTAAATGGTGAAGGGTTACAGCACGAAGATGGACATTCTCATATCTTAGCAAATACTATTCCAAATTGTGTTACTTATGACCCAACTTATGGGTATGAAGTTGCCGTTATTGTTCAAGATGGTATGAATAGAATGTATGGAGAAAATCAAGAAGATGTTTTCTACTATATTACAACTTTAAATGAAAACTATGTACAACCAGCTATGCCAGAAGGTGTAGAAGAAGGAATTATCAAAGGTATTTATAAAGTTAAATCTTTAGAGGCAAAAAATAACTACAAAGTTAAATTACTTGGTTCGGGGTCAATCTTCCAAGAAGTTTTAAAAGCAGCAGATATTTTAGAAAAAGAGTATGGAATTTCAAGTGAAATTTACTCTGTAACTTCTTATAATGAACTTGCACGTGAAGCTCAAGATGTAGAGAGAAATAATTTATTAAATTTAGATAAAGAAGCACAAACTTCTTATGTAAATCAAGTTTTAGGTAATGATAGTGAAAATATTATCATTAGTGCAACTGATTACATCAAAACTTATTCAGAGCAAATTGCTCCTTTTGTAAAAGGAAGTTTCAAAGCTTTAGGTACAGATGGATTTGGTAGAAGTGATAGTAGAGCAAATTTAAGAAGTTTCTTTGAAGTTGATACAAACTTTATTGTTTATACAACATTAGCACAACTTTCAATAAATGGAAAAATTGATAAAAAAGTTGCTATAGATGCTATGAAAAAATATGAGATTGATGCAAATAAAATCAATCCAAGAAATGCATAA
- a CDS encoding dihydrolipoyllysine-residue acetyltransferase, with amino-acid sequence MAKIYDIFIPDLGADKDVDLIDIMVKVGDIVEVEDGLITLETEKASMDVPTTHAGIIKEILVKVGDKVNSGDLIARVEAQDDSSADEQKEEIATPIKVEESKEEVVAVQTPTQFVKEQSIQSVVEEVRVPDLGADKDVDLIDVMVKVGDIVEADHGLITLETEKASMDVPAPFGGEIIELFVQVGQKINSGDLIAKMIKTVVIENKVPTPAFQTQTTPTKVEKIVNSTPTLQEVAAISIEKEDSKVLTKKATKVYASPSVRKIAREFGVDLGFVKGSGEKGRILKEDIKAYVKEQLNKPATASNIGFGFNLPESKEIDFSVFGKVERVELSRVQKVSGPFLHKNYLSMPHVTQFDEADITELEEFRKSQNSIAVDFKLSPLVFIIKAVTKALQIHPKFNASLSNDGQELIMKKYFNIGVAVDTPNGLLVPVIKDVDKKGFKDIAIELAELSQKARDGKLTSADMSGGCFTISSLGGIGGTYFTPIINAPEVAILGVSKSSIKPVFDGKEFKPKLILPLSLSYDHKVIDGADGARFTTTLSQLLSDIRLLSL; translated from the coding sequence ATGGCAAAAATTTATGATATTTTTATTCCTGATTTAGGTGCTGATAAAGATGTTGATTTAATCGACATAATGGTCAAAGTGGGTGATATTGTTGAAGTTGAAGATGGTTTAATCACACTTGAAACTGAAAAAGCTTCTATGGATGTTCCTACAACTCATGCTGGAATTATTAAAGAAATTTTAGTAAAAGTTGGAGATAAAGTAAATAGTGGTGATTTAATTGCTAGAGTTGAAGCGCAAGATGATTCAAGTGCTGATGAGCAAAAAGAAGAAATTGCGACACCTATAAAAGTTGAAGAATCAAAAGAAGAAGTTGTTGCTGTTCAAACTCCAACTCAATTTGTAAAAGAGCAATCTATTCAATCAGTTGTTGAAGAAGTAAGAGTTCCTGATTTAGGTGCTGATAAAGATGTTGATTTAATCGATGTTATGGTTAAAGTTGGCGATATTGTTGAAGCTGACCATGGTCTAATCACACTTGAAACAGAAAAAGCATCTATGGATGTTCCTGCTCCTTTTGGTGGAGAAATAATAGAACTATTTGTACAAGTAGGTCAAAAAATAAACAGTGGTGATTTGATTGCAAAAATGATTAAAACTGTAGTTATAGAAAACAAAGTTCCAACACCAGCATTTCAAACACAAACAACTCCCACAAAAGTAGAAAAAATAGTAAATTCTACTCCAACACTTCAAGAAGTAGCAGCAATTAGTATAGAAAAAGAAGATAGTAAGGTTCTTACTAAAAAAGCTACAAAAGTTTATGCAAGTCCAAGTGTAAGAAAAATAGCAAGAGAATTTGGTGTTGATTTAGGATTTGTAAAAGGAAGTGGTGAAAAAGGAAGAATCTTAAAAGAAGATATAAAAGCTTATGTAAAAGAGCAATTAAATAAACCTGCAACTGCTTCAAATATTGGTTTTGGATTTAACTTACCTGAATCAAAAGAGATAGATTTCTCTGTATTTGGTAAAGTTGAAAGAGTTGAACTGAGTCGTGTTCAAAAAGTTTCTGGACCATTTTTACATAAAAACTATTTATCTATGCCTCACGTTACACAATTTGATGAAGCTGATATTACTGAACTTGAAGAGTTTAGAAAATCACAAAATAGTATTGCAGTAGATTTCAAACTATCTCCTTTAGTATTTATTATAAAAGCTGTTACTAAAGCTTTACAAATTCATCCAAAATTCAACGCAAGTTTAAGTAATGATGGACAAGAGTTAATTATGAAAAAATACTTTAATATTGGAGTTGCTGTTGATACGCCAAATGGTTTATTAGTTCCAGTAATCAAAGATGTTGATAAAAAAGGTTTCAAAGATATTGCTATTGAATTAGCTGAACTCTCACAAAAAGCAAGAGATGGAAAATTAACAAGTGCAGATATGAGTGGTGGTTGCTTCACCATTTCAAGCCTTGGTGGAATTGGTGGAACATATTTCACTCCAATTATAAATGCTCCTGAAGTTGCAATTTTAGGTGTTTCAAAATCTTCTATTAAACCTGTATTTGATGGTAAAGAATTTAAACCAAAATTGATTTTACCATTAAGTTTATCTTATGACCACAAAGTAATTGATGGTGCAGATGGTGCTAGATTTACTACAACTTTATCACAGCTTTTAAGTGATATTAGATTACTAAGCTTATAA